Proteins co-encoded in one Gleimia hominis genomic window:
- a CDS encoding metal ABC transporter substrate-binding protein produces MINNSTKRIAGALATLLLVAGLAGCQDKATSAAKNDASANGDTQTVKAVASTTQVCDYITQLATDNSKDAQLSFNRMGSDGKKEHFGAEGENAKSTLDLTCLLAPNASAHEHEMTPEQSKALADADLFFVSGVDLEHFLDQAVQSTGFKGTMVITAGVAGAADIDDLKGQQEKESKLPYKVDRGIDKVDVAKWPFPPEEGESEPEFRFDPHVWTSPHNAMVQVKNIGHALEVASPKNKDLFKKHVDKYLERLQELDEWAKESLDSVPEKQRVLFTSHDAFGYFSNEFNVKFEGAALSDFNSQQDATADKIKETAKQVKDAGAVAVFAENSNNPKSVQKVAEVAGVKAVIGDEALYGDSLGEPGSDGETYIGSILHNVTNLVTAWDGKVAQVPESLSQWAPKK; encoded by the coding sequence ATTATCAATAACAGTACAAAGCGCATCGCAGGCGCTCTTGCGACACTGCTGCTAGTCGCAGGCTTGGCTGGCTGCCAAGATAAAGCAACCAGTGCAGCAAAAAACGACGCATCAGCAAACGGGGATACGCAAACCGTAAAAGCCGTTGCGTCCACCACCCAGGTGTGCGACTACATCACGCAGTTAGCAACCGATAACTCCAAAGACGCACAACTATCGTTCAATCGCATGGGATCTGACGGTAAAAAAGAGCACTTCGGAGCGGAGGGGGAGAACGCTAAGAGTACGCTGGACCTCACGTGTCTACTTGCTCCTAACGCATCTGCCCACGAACACGAAATGACGCCCGAACAATCGAAAGCGCTCGCGGATGCAGACCTGTTCTTCGTCTCCGGCGTAGACCTGGAACACTTCCTCGACCAAGCCGTGCAATCCACCGGGTTTAAAGGCACGATGGTCATCACAGCTGGGGTAGCGGGCGCGGCGGACATCGACGACCTCAAAGGACAGCAAGAAAAAGAATCTAAACTGCCCTACAAAGTAGACCGCGGAATCGACAAAGTGGACGTGGCGAAGTGGCCGTTCCCGCCCGAAGAGGGGGAGAGTGAACCGGAGTTCCGGTTCGACCCGCACGTGTGGACTTCCCCGCACAACGCAATGGTGCAGGTAAAGAACATTGGGCACGCACTAGAGGTCGCATCCCCGAAGAATAAGGACCTGTTCAAAAAACACGTGGACAAATACCTAGAACGCCTGCAGGAACTTGACGAGTGGGCGAAAGAATCACTCGACAGCGTGCCGGAAAAACAGCGGGTACTGTTCACCTCCCATGACGCGTTCGGGTACTTCTCAAACGAGTTCAATGTGAAGTTTGAGGGGGCTGCCCTGTCGGACTTCAACTCCCAGCAAGATGCCACCGCAGATAAGATTAAAGAAACTGCAAAGCAAGTTAAGGACGCGGGTGCGGTAGCGGTTTTCGCGGAAAACTCCAACAACCCCAAGTCCGTGCAAAAAGTTGCGGAAGTAGCCGGAGTAAAAGCCGTGATTGGGGACGAAGCCCTGTACGGTGACTCCCTGGGGGAACCCGGATCCGATGGGGAAACCTACATCGGTTCCATCCTCCACAACGTGACCAACCTAGTTACCGCGTGGGACGGCAAAGTAGCGCAGGTGCCCGAAAGTCTCTCCCAATGGGCGCCGAAAAAATAA
- a CDS encoding pyruvate dehydrogenase — protein MNVAEQLVAQLVDAGVKRIYGIVGDSLNPVVDAVRKTGGSKKGGIDWIHVRHEEAAAFAASADAQLTGELAVCAGSCGPGNLHLINGLFDAWRSSAPVLAIASHIPSVQIGSHYFQETHPDRLFTECSDYCEMVSTPDQAPRVFADAIRTAQSLKSVSVVTLPGDVSHEEATAPTPRYIPARRPRMVPAEEDVAQLAKMLNKANKVAIFAGIGVTGAHSEVLELAARLNAPVGHSLRGKDAIQYDNPFDVGMTGLLGYGAAAEGMKDADLLLMLGTDFPYDQFLPNVPTVQVDVRGHAIGRRTQITLPIQADVAELCRAVLPLVEQKNDRFLKSTLKRHRKLMTSTVNAYTKNVENMKPIHPEFVAHVLNELADKDAVFTADTGMCNVWTARYIDPLGTRRLIGSFLHGSMANALPQAVGAATAYPGRQVISVSGDGGLSMLLGELMTARCHDLPITVVVFNNATLGMVKLEMLVDGLPDFGTDVHDVNYADIAKAAGFWSKRVVDPKEVRSTLQEALSHNGPALVEVLTDPNALSLPPKITGEQLIGFATAMSKMVMSGGMGEAISMATSNMRNIPRP, from the coding sequence ATGAACGTTGCAGAGCAGTTAGTTGCTCAGCTAGTGGACGCGGGTGTGAAGAGGATCTACGGAATCGTCGGAGATTCTCTCAACCCGGTTGTGGACGCCGTACGTAAAACTGGTGGTTCCAAAAAAGGTGGAATCGACTGGATCCACGTGCGTCACGAAGAAGCCGCTGCGTTCGCCGCGAGCGCGGACGCGCAGCTAACGGGTGAACTAGCCGTCTGCGCTGGTTCATGCGGGCCGGGGAACCTACACCTTATTAACGGCCTATTCGACGCGTGGCGTTCAAGCGCCCCCGTGCTGGCTATCGCGTCGCATATCCCAAGCGTGCAAATCGGTAGCCACTACTTCCAAGAAACACATCCGGACCGGTTGTTTACCGAATGCTCCGACTACTGCGAAATGGTGTCGACCCCAGACCAGGCTCCCCGCGTGTTCGCAGACGCGATCCGCACAGCCCAGTCCCTCAAATCCGTTTCCGTAGTTACCCTGCCTGGCGACGTGTCGCATGAAGAAGCGACCGCCCCCACTCCGCGTTACATCCCAGCGCGCCGCCCCCGGATGGTGCCCGCAGAAGAAGACGTGGCGCAGCTAGCGAAAATGCTCAACAAGGCCAACAAGGTTGCCATTTTTGCTGGGATTGGGGTTACTGGGGCGCACAGTGAGGTACTTGAGCTAGCGGCGCGTCTAAATGCGCCCGTGGGCCACTCGCTGCGCGGTAAAGACGCAATCCAATACGACAACCCGTTTGACGTGGGAATGACTGGTCTGCTGGGCTACGGTGCGGCCGCCGAGGGAATGAAAGACGCGGACCTGCTGCTCATGCTTGGCACCGACTTCCCCTACGACCAGTTCCTCCCCAACGTTCCCACCGTGCAGGTGGACGTGCGTGGGCACGCGATCGGTCGGCGCACCCAAATAACTCTGCCGATCCAAGCGGACGTGGCCGAACTATGCCGGGCCGTGCTGCCCCTCGTGGAGCAAAAGAACGACCGGTTCCTTAAATCCACACTCAAACGTCACCGCAAACTCATGACTTCCACGGTGAACGCGTACACGAAGAACGTGGAGAACATGAAACCGATCCACCCCGAGTTCGTTGCGCACGTGCTGAATGAACTGGCGGACAAAGATGCGGTATTCACCGCGGACACCGGCATGTGCAACGTGTGGACCGCGCGTTACATCGACCCGCTGGGCACGCGGCGGCTAATCGGCTCGTTCCTACACGGGTCCATGGCGAACGCACTCCCGCAAGCGGTGGGGGCAGCGACCGCTTACCCGGGGCGGCAAGTGATCTCCGTGTCTGGCGACGGAGGCCTGTCCATGCTGCTTGGCGAGCTCATGACGGCCCGCTGCCACGACCTGCCCATCACCGTGGTTGTGTTCAACAACGCAACGCTCGGCATGGTGAAACTCGAGATGCTGGTAGACGGTCTGCCAGATTTTGGCACCGACGTGCACGACGTGAACTACGCCGACATCGCCAAAGCCGCTGGATTCTGGTCCAAACGCGTTGTCGACCCTAAAGAAGTGCGTTCCACCTTGCAAGAAGCCCTTTCGCACAACGGGCCGGCACTGGTGGAAGTCCTCACCGATCCGAACGCGCTTTCGCTGCCCCCCAAAATCACCGGTGAGCAGCTGATCGGCTTCGCCACCGCCATGTCAAAAATGGTGATGTCCGGCGGAATGGGGGAGGCCATTTCGATGGCTACCTCCAACATGAGGAACATCCCTCGGCCGTAG